A genomic window from Centroberyx gerrardi isolate f3 chromosome 14, fCenGer3.hap1.cur.20231027, whole genome shotgun sequence includes:
- the ppdpfb gene encoding pancreatic progenitor cell differentiation and proliferation factor B, with protein sequence MAAIPAGGSLVATTDYYRRRIGSTSSSSSCGSSEYTGEVIPHHPGLPKQDSGHWWSSFFFGKQPGMTTLTEEAQQKAGVSGAVTNGQITCVAREMVMQRQVSESSESGSPTSS encoded by the exons ATGGCAGCTATTCCAGCAGGCGGGTCTCTCGTGGCGACCACCGACTACTACCGAA ggcGCATCGGCTCTacgtccagcagcagctcttGCGGCAGTTCGGAGTACACTGGAGAGGTCATCCCTCACCatccag gTCTCCCCAAGCAGGACTCTGGCCATTGGTGGTCCAGTTTCTTCTTTGGGAAGCAGCCGGGGATGACCACACTGACCGAGGAGGCACAGCAGAA ggcggGGGTCTCGGGCGCGGTGACGAACGGTCAGATCACCTGCGTTGCCCGGGAGATGGTGATGCAGCGGCAGGTGAGCGAGAGCAGCGAATCGGGAAGCCCCACCTCTTCCTGA